In Streptococcus sp. SN-1, a single genomic region encodes these proteins:
- the aspS gene encoding aspartate--tRNA ligase: MKRSMYAGRVREEHIGQEMTLKGWVGRRRDLGGLIFIDLRDREGIMQLVINPEKVSAEVMATAESLRSEFVIEVTGQVAAREQANDKLPTGAVELNVTALTVLNTAKTTPFEIKDGIEANDDTRLRYRYLDLRRPEMLENLKLRAKVTHSIRNYLDELEFIDVETPFLSKSTPEGARDYLVPSRVNKGHFYALPQSPQITKQLLMNAGFDRYYQIVKCFRDEDLRGDRQPEFTQVDLETSFLTEQEIQDITEGLIARVMKETKGIEVTLPFPRMKYDDAMALYGSDKPDTRFDMLLQDLTEVVKGVDFKVFSEAPAVKAIVVKGAADNYSRKDIDKMTEVAKQYGAKGLAWVKVVDGELNGPVAKFLTSIQAELTTALALEDKDLVLFVADTLEVANATLGALRGRIAKELGLIDNDKFNFLWVVDWPMFEWSEEEGRYMSAHHPFTLPQEETAHELEGDLAKVRAIAYDIVLNGYELGGGSLRINQKDLQERMFKALGFSAEEANDQFGFLLEAMDYGFPPHGGLAIGLDRFVMLLAGEENIREVIAFPKNNKATDPMTQAPSTVALKQLEELSLQVEEDETSKTN, translated from the coding sequence ATGAAACGTAGTATGTATGCTGGTCGTGTTCGTGAGGAACACATCGGACAAGAAATGACTTTGAAAGGATGGGTTGGCCGTCGTCGTGACCTTGGTGGTTTGATCTTTATCGACCTTCGTGACCGTGAAGGAATCATGCAGTTGGTTATCAATCCTGAAAAAGTCTCTGCAGAGGTCATGGCAACAGCTGAAAGCCTTCGTAGCGAATTTGTTATCGAGGTGACTGGTCAGGTCGCTGCGCGTGAGCAAGCCAATGATAAGTTGCCAACTGGTGCAGTTGAGTTAAACGTGACAGCTCTGACAGTGCTTAATACAGCTAAGACAACCCCATTTGAGATTAAGGATGGCATTGAGGCTAATGACGATACACGTTTACGTTACCGTTACCTTGACCTTCGTCGTCCAGAAATGTTGGAAAATCTTAAACTTCGTGCTAAGGTGACCCACTCTATCCGCAACTACTTGGATGAGTTGGAGTTTATCGACGTGGAGACACCATTCCTTTCTAAGTCAACGCCTGAAGGGGCGCGTGACTACTTGGTACCGTCTCGTGTTAATAAAGGGCATTTTTACGCGCTTCCTCAAAGTCCACAAATCACGAAACAGCTCTTGATGAATGCTGGTTTTGATCGTTACTACCAAATCGTCAAATGTTTCCGTGATGAGGACTTGCGTGGTGACCGCCAGCCTGAGTTCACTCAGGTCGACTTGGAAACGTCTTTCCTTACTGAGCAAGAAATCCAAGATATCACAGAAGGCTTGATTGCGCGTGTCATGAAGGAAACAAAAGGCATTGAAGTAACTCTGCCTTTCCCACGTATGAAGTATGATGACGCTATGGCTCTTTACGGTTCTGACAAGCCTGATACTCGTTTTGACATGTTACTTCAGGACTTGACAGAAGTGGTCAAAGGTGTAGACTTTAAAGTCTTTTCAGAAGCACCTGCTGTAAAAGCAATTGTGGTCAAAGGAGCTGCGGACAACTATTCACGTAAAGACATCGACAAGATGACCGAAGTAGCCAAACAGTACGGTGCCAAAGGTCTTGCTTGGGTCAAGGTGGTTGATGGAGAATTAAACGGACCAGTTGCCAAGTTCTTGACTAGCATCCAAGCAGAATTGACAACAGCGCTTGCTCTTGAAGATAAGGACTTGGTTCTCTTTGTGGCGGATACGCTTGAAGTGGCTAATGCAACGCTTGGTGCCCTTCGTGGACGTATTGCCAAAGAGCTTGGTTTGATTGATAATGATAAATTCAACTTCCTTTGGGTGGTTGACTGGCCAATGTTTGAATGGTCTGAAGAAGAAGGTCGTTACATGAGCGCCCACCATCCATTTACTCTACCACAGGAAGAGACTGCTCACGAATTAGAAGGTGATTTGGCGAAGGTTCGTGCCATTGCTTACGATATTGTCTTGAACGGTTATGAACTTGGTGGTGGTAGCCTTCGTATCAACCAAAAAGACCTTCAAGAACGTATGTTCAAGGCTCTTGGTTTCTCAGCCGAAGAAGCAAATGACCAGTTTGGTTTCCTTCTTGAAGCCATGGACTATGGTTTCCCACCACACGGTGGCTTGGCTATCGGGCTTGACCGATTTGTCATGCTCTTAGCAGGAGAAGAAAATATCCGTGAAGTCATTGCCTTTCCTAAGAACAACAAGGCAACTGATCCAATGACACAAGCTCCTTCAACAGTAGCTCTCAAACAACTAGAGGAACTCAGCTTACAAGTAGAAGAAGATGAAACAAGCAAAACGAATTAA
- a CDS encoding CPBP family intramembrane glutamic endopeptidase translates to MKLLKNLGWFLLAVLSFFFGYGLVQSMALSALGLGASIYGVLPLYIALSGAYVYGVYRWYQTEKVSIQTTAFNRHIWLPTLVLLVAITAQFFLPEDPSVSQQIVSQLTVEQPAFGFFMVVVFAPLTEELIFRGMLARYLFPKQDKSKQVLFLLVSSVLFALIHFPGDVQQFLVYTSLGFSLGLAYISRKGLVYSISLHALNNLVSFLMILML, encoded by the coding sequence ATGAAATTACTTAAAAACCTCGGCTGGTTTCTTCTAGCTGTTCTATCCTTTTTCTTTGGCTATGGTCTGGTTCAGAGTATGGCTCTGTCAGCTCTTGGACTAGGGGCTTCGATATATGGAGTTTTACCACTTTATATCGCCCTGTCAGGGGCCTATGTTTATGGAGTTTACAGATGGTATCAGACAGAAAAGGTTAGCATCCAGACAACAGCTTTTAATCGTCATATCTGGTTGCCTACTCTGGTTTTGCTAGTGGCTATTACAGCCCAGTTCTTTTTACCAGAAGATCCGTCGGTCAGTCAACAAATCGTATCTCAACTGACAGTGGAACAGCCTGCATTTGGTTTCTTTATGGTGGTGGTCTTTGCTCCTTTGACGGAAGAACTTATCTTTAGAGGGATGTTGGCACGCTATCTCTTTCCTAAGCAGGACAAGAGCAAACAGGTTCTGTTTCTTCTGGTATCTAGTGTTCTGTTTGCCTTGATTCATTTCCCAGGTGATGTGCAACAATTTTTAGTTTATACTAGTCTTGGTTTTAGCTTGGGCTTGGCTTATATTAGCAGAAAAGGTCTGGTCTACAGTATTTCTCTCCACGCTTTGAATAATTTAGTCAGCTTTTTGATGATTCTCATGCTATAA
- a CDS encoding ABC transporter permease → MFRKLNALLWLRIQVIISNSTLLASLLMPFGIAVLYNEFSNKNGQLSLFLLSASLTMVLSMGSGYMVSIMMAEDKEKRNLKSLILSGVTATEYTFSMLVLPILIMLLAMIVLPIYLRVDVSGYLFAYVIYLLLATISIIFLNLLIGAVSDTQSKAQVYSIFPMLIVSFLPMIALQNDTAQKVLDYSFVGPIVNLLNKKGGEISFSNIGMLLAWVLVLGIANLFVLKNSYKAR, encoded by the coding sequence ATGTTTAGAAAATTAAATGCCCTACTATGGTTAAGAATACAAGTTATTATTAGTAATTCAACTTTATTGGCGAGTCTATTGATGCCTTTTGGTATTGCTGTTTTATATAATGAATTTTCAAATAAGAATGGACAATTGAGCCTATTTTTATTATCTGCTAGCTTGACGATGGTCTTGAGCATGGGAAGTGGTTATATGGTATCGATTATGATGGCAGAAGATAAGGAAAAACGAAATCTTAAATCACTCATTCTAAGTGGTGTGACAGCAACAGAATATACTTTCAGTATGCTTGTTCTCCCTATTCTGATAATGTTACTTGCTATGATTGTACTTCCCATCTATCTTAGAGTAGATGTATCTGGTTATTTATTTGCTTACGTTATCTATTTGCTCCTAGCAACTATTAGTATTATTTTTCTCAACCTTCTAATCGGTGCGGTGTCAGATACTCAATCTAAAGCGCAAGTTTATAGTATCTTCCCTATGTTAATTGTCTCTTTTTTACCTATGATTGCTCTTCAAAATGATACGGCTCAGAAAGTGTTAGATTACTCTTTTGTTGGTCCAATTGTAAATCTTTTAAATAAAAAAGGTGGGGAAATATCTTTTTCTAATATTGGTATGTTACTTGCTTGGGTACTTGTATTAGGAATAGCAAACCTCTTTGTATTGAAAAACAGCTATAAAGCAAGATAG
- a CDS encoding ABC transporter ATP-binding protein produces the protein MIRVENVSKSFGSKKALHQISFEIKEGEIFGFLGPSGSGKTTMINVLTGQLAADQGNTVLLGKNSQDLTSNDLEQIGIVSDGSGFYEKMSLYKNLLIYAKLYGLKSDRVNQVLQQVGLADAKDIIAEKLSTGMKQRMFLARALLNAPKILFLDEPTSGLDPTTSKMIHTLLQELKQAGTTIFLTTHDMNEATLLCDRLSLLNKGNLIEYGSPQDIIQKYHVDKKVRMVYNDGREQIVPFEELPHLDTTDLMMVHSCEPTLEEIFIRLTGEKLDV, from the coding sequence ATGATTCGTGTTGAAAATGTAAGCAAAAGTTTTGGGAGCAAAAAAGCTCTTCATCAGATTTCTTTTGAGATTAAGGAGGGTGAAATCTTTGGTTTTCTTGGTCCTTCTGGCTCAGGTAAAACAACCATGATCAATGTCTTGACAGGTCAGTTGGCTGCAGATCAAGGTAACACAGTTTTGTTAGGTAAGAATTCTCAAGATTTAACCTCAAATGATTTGGAACAAATTGGTATTGTGAGTGATGGCAGTGGTTTTTATGAAAAGATGAGTCTTTATAAAAATCTTCTCATCTATGCTAAGTTATATGGTCTCAAGTCAGATAGAGTAAATCAGGTGCTCCAACAGGTTGGATTGGCAGATGCTAAAGATATTATCGCAGAAAAACTATCTACAGGAATGAAACAACGAATGTTCTTGGCTCGTGCCCTTCTGAATGCTCCTAAGATTCTCTTCCTAGATGAGCCAACCAGTGGCTTAGACCCTACAACATCTAAGATGATTCATACCCTACTTCAAGAATTAAAGCAGGCGGGGACAACTATCTTTCTGACAACGCATGATATGAATGAAGCAACTCTGCTTTGTGATCGCTTATCTCTTTTAAATAAGGGGAACTTAATAGAGTATGGAAGTCCGCAAGATATCATCCAGAAGTACCATGTGGATAAGAAAGTACGTATGGTTTATAATGATGGACGAGAACAGATAGTTCCATTTGAAGAATTGCCACATTTAGACACGACAGATTTGATGATGGTTCATTCTTGTGAGCCGACACTAGAAGAAATCTTTATTAGATTGACAGGAGAAAAGTTAGATGTTTAG
- a CDS encoding DUF3169 family protein, protein MKKKRGLLLFLMSIVLGFFLAMFVGTFKALAESHGIMLDVKVLIPWISAICLVLGFISILLTFNFLKKSRKFHSLYQEEMDDDLNETYYVQMYRNLEFGTIAFNIASVAILLALFISGSEVIVPNRSNLTLSLSFLGLVLIFSVQKYLFKTIAIVRQFDLAFFSTPKDVLEYVNSYDEGERQANLEQSFRILFQLNQYVLPILYIFLFFISVLTGEIQLLAFLLVGAIHIYINVMQLPMVKRYFK, encoded by the coding sequence ATGAAAAAGAAACGTGGATTGTTATTATTTTTAATGTCTATTGTCTTGGGATTTTTTTTGGCCATGTTTGTAGGGACGTTTAAGGCACTTGCTGAATCCCACGGAATTATGTTAGATGTAAAAGTCTTGATACCATGGATATCAGCTATTTGTTTAGTGTTAGGTTTCATTAGCATTCTTTTGACATTCAATTTCTTAAAGAAAAGCAGAAAATTTCATTCCTTGTATCAAGAGGAAATGGATGATGATCTGAATGAAACCTATTATGTGCAAATGTATCGGAATCTCGAGTTTGGAACCATTGCTTTTAATATTGCAAGCGTAGCGATTTTATTGGCTCTTTTCATCTCAGGTAGTGAAGTGATTGTACCAAATAGAAGCAATCTAACCTTATCTCTTTCTTTTTTGGGATTAGTGCTGATTTTCAGTGTTCAAAAATATCTTTTTAAGACCATTGCGATTGTTCGTCAGTTTGATTTGGCATTTTTCTCAACACCAAAGGATGTCTTAGAGTATGTAAATTCTTATGATGAAGGGGAGCGACAAGCTAATTTAGAACAGAGTTTTCGGATTTTATTCCAATTAAATCAGTATGTCTTACCAATCTTGTATATTTTTCTTTTTTTCATTTCTGTCTTGACAGGAGAGATTCAGTTACTAGCCTTCTTGCTTGTAGGAGCAATCCATATTTATATCAATGTGATGCAGTTACCTATGGTAAAACGTTATTTCAAATAA
- a CDS encoding PspC domain-containing protein → MKEFLAGFQVDTENKELAGVCAGLGNYLNIKTNVIRLVAILLFLSSTEFGILTVILYAYLAGWLGRDPLGEGAKKARNQAILLFAVCLILVSLGTEGLTAIYESGKVFGRWLVGLV, encoded by the coding sequence ATGAAAGAGTTTTTAGCAGGTTTTCAAGTAGATACTGAGAACAAAGAACTTGCAGGTGTCTGTGCAGGTTTAGGAAATTATCTTAATATCAAGACTAACGTCATCCGTTTAGTAGCAATTTTGCTGTTTCTTTCGTCAACAGAGTTTGGGATTTTAACAGTCATCCTATATGCTTATCTAGCAGGCTGGCTTGGGAGAGATCCTTTAGGAGAAGGGGCGAAAAAAGCAAGAAACCAAGCTATTCTCTTGTTTGCTGTTTGTTTGATTTTAGTATCACTTGGAACAGAGGGCTTGACAGCTATTTATGAATCAGGTAAAGTGTTTGGTCGGTGGTTAGTTGGATTGGTTTAA
- a CDS encoding helix-turn-helix transcriptional regulator, whose translation MLKNRLKELRARDGLNQTDLAKLAGVSRQTISLLERDEYTPSIIIALKISQIFNETVESVFRLEEDE comes from the coding sequence ATGCTTAAAAATCGTCTAAAAGAGCTTCGGGCTCGCGATGGTCTGAATCAAACCGACCTAGCCAAGCTAGCTGGGGTTTCCAGACAGACCATTAGCCTACTAGAACGGGATGAGTACACCCCATCCATTATCATTGCCCTGAAAATATCTCAAATTTTCAACGAAACAGTCGAATCGGTATTTCGCTTGGAGGAGGACGAGTGA
- the hisS gene encoding histidine--tRNA ligase, producing MKLQKPKGTQDILPAESAKWQYVEGFAREIFKRYNYAEVRTPIFEHYEVISRSVGDTTDIVTKEMYDFYDKGDRHITLRPEGTAPVVRSYVENKLFAPEVQKPSKFYYMGPMFRYERPQAGRLRQFHQIGVECFGSSNPATDVETIAMAAHFLKEIGIQGVKLHLNTLGNPESRAAYRQALIDYLTPLKEILSKDSQRRLEENPLRVLDSKEKEDKVAVENAPSILDFLDEESQAHFDAVRQMLENLGVDYIIDTNMVRGLDYYNHTIFEFITEIESNDLTVCAGGRYDGLVSYFGGPETAGFGFGLGVERLLLILEKQGVALPIENALDVYIAVLGEGANVKALELVQALRQQGFKAERDYLNRKLKAQFKSADVFAAKTLITLGESEVESGQVTVKNNQTREEVQVSLETISQNFSKIFEKLGF from the coding sequence ATGAAATTACAAAAACCAAAAGGAACGCAGGATATTTTACCTGCTGAATCTGCCAAATGGCAGTACGTTGAGGGCTTTGCCCGTGAGATTTTCAAGCGCTATAACTATGCAGAAGTGCGCACGCCTATTTTTGAGCACTACGAGGTCATCAGCCGCTCTGTCGGAGATACAACGGATATCGTAACCAAGGAAATGTACGATTTCTATGATAAGGGTGACCGCCATATCACCCTCCGTCCAGAAGGAACTGCTCCCGTTGTTCGTTCCTATGTGGAAAATAAACTCTTCGCGCCAGAAGTGCAAAAGCCAAGCAAGTTCTACTACATGGGCCCAATGTTCCGTTATGAGCGTCCGCAGGCAGGGCGTTTGCGCCAGTTCCACCAGATTGGGGTTGAGTGTTTTGGCTCTAGCAATCCAGCTACCGATGTGGAAACCATCGCGATGGCAGCCCATTTCTTGAAAGAAATCGGCATCCAAGGTGTCAAATTGCACCTCAACACTCTTGGAAATCCTGAGAGCCGTGCGGCCTACCGCCAAGCTTTGATTGACTATTTGACACCGCTCAAGGAGATCTTGTCTAAGGATAGCCAACGTCGTTTGGAGGAAAATCCTCTCCGTGTCTTGGACTCTAAGGAAAAAGAAGACAAGGTGGCAGTAGAGAATGCACCGTCTATCTTGGACTTCCTTGATGAAGAAAGCCAAGCCCACTTTGATGCTGTGCGTCAGATGTTGGAAAATCTTGGAGTAGACTATATCATCGATACCAATATGGTGCGTGGTCTGGACTACTACAACCACACCATTTTCGAGTTTATCACTGAGATTGAGAGCAATGACCTGACAGTTTGTGCGGGTGGCCGTTACGATGGTTTGGTTTCTTACTTTGGAGGCCCTGAAACTGCTGGATTTGGTTTTGGACTTGGTGTAGAGCGCCTGCTTCTCATTCTTGAAAAGCAAGGTGTGGCCCTCCCTATCGAAAACGCCCTAGATGTCTATATCGCAGTCTTGGGAGAAGGAGCAAATGTCAAAGCCTTGGAGTTGGTACAAGCCCTTCGCCAACAAGGATTCAAAGCAGAGCGTGATTACCTCAACCGTAAACTCAAAGCTCAGTTTAAGTCAGCCGATGTCTTTGCGGCTAAGACCCTCATCACCCTAGGAGAGAGCGAAGTCGAAAGCGGACAAGTAACGGTTAAGAACAACCAAACCCGAGAAGAAGTGCAAGTGTCGCTTGAGACAATCAGCCAAAATTTCTCAAAAATCTTTGAAAAACTAGGATTTTAA
- a CDS encoding transporter, with product MKLLFRNQAYRLLTLSRFFNAFGASIFNLVFIVYASTLPQASFAVAMANIVMLLPTLFTVFVGIRADYTRDKVKWMVYSGLFQAVLFFLAALVVQQATLFAFSTLCLINVISDVISDFAGGLRMPLIKEKVAEDDLMEAYSFSQFITYISAIGGQAFGVWLLGLSVNNFSLVAGINACFFLVSASVLFLGKSKLRLSMSSADGELHKNEKLSIKDQFLTIYRNLRLVFLKGGQKNFGFMLFAVLLINALGGALGGIYNIFFLSHSLLNFSYTEALFISQFGALLAVIISSLTGNDYFGKQSLPRLMMWVTVGLSLIGLANLFNQVVLGLLFLFSTLYVSGKVQPKISAMLMKNLAPEVLARTSNFLGLLFTLSIPVGTACFSLVAVWNIQLTWMLFVGLSFLAILLTILNLKNDI from the coding sequence ATGAAACTATTGTTTAGAAATCAAGCTTATCGACTCTTGACTTTGTCACGCTTCTTCAATGCTTTTGGTGCTTCAATTTTTAACCTGGTATTTATCGTCTATGCATCGACCTTGCCACAAGCCTCCTTTGCTGTTGCTATGGCGAATATTGTCATGCTTCTTCCTACTCTCTTTACAGTTTTTGTAGGGATTCGAGCAGATTATACGAGGGACAAGGTCAAATGGATGGTCTATAGCGGTTTGTTTCAGGCGGTTTTATTTTTTCTGGCAGCCCTAGTTGTTCAGCAAGCTACTCTATTTGCCTTTTCTACTCTGTGTTTGATCAATGTCATTAGTGATGTCATCAGTGATTTTGCCGGTGGTTTGCGCATGCCTCTTATTAAGGAAAAAGTAGCTGAAGATGATCTGATGGAGGCTTATTCTTTTTCACAGTTCATCACCTATATTTCAGCTATTGGTGGTCAAGCTTTCGGGGTCTGGCTCTTAGGTCTATCAGTCAACAATTTTTCTCTCGTTGCGGGAATCAATGCCTGTTTCTTCCTCGTATCAGCCTCTGTTCTCTTTTTAGGAAAAAGCAAATTGAGACTGTCAATGTCATCTGCTGATGGTGAATTACATAAAAATGAGAAGCTTTCTATCAAAGATCAATTTCTAACGATTTATAGAAATTTACGTCTCGTTTTTCTTAAAGGTGGACAGAAAAACTTTGGTTTTATGCTCTTTGCTGTCTTGCTTATCAATGCCTTGGGTGGCGCTTTGGGTGGAATTTATAATATCTTCTTTTTGAGCCATTCTCTCTTGAATTTTTCTTACACAGAGGCACTATTTATCAGTCAATTCGGTGCTTTGTTAGCAGTCATCATCAGTAGTCTTACGGGAAATGATTATTTTGGGAAACAGTCCTTGCCTAGATTGATGATGTGGGTTACCGTAGGACTCAGTCTAATTGGTCTGGCTAATTTATTCAATCAAGTCGTACTTGGTTTGCTATTTCTCTTTTCAACTCTATATGTGTCTGGTAAAGTTCAACCAAAGATTAGTGCCATGCTCATGAAAAATCTAGCTCCAGAGGTTTTAGCTCGTACCAGTAATTTTTTAGGTCTCTTGTTTACCTTATCCATACCTGTGGGAACAGCCTGTTTTTCACTTGTAGCTGTATGGAATATACAGTTGACTTGGATGCTATTTGTTGGTCTTTCCTTCCTGGCTATTCTTTTGACAATCCTTAATCTCAAAAATGATATCTAA
- the rgg gene encoding quorum-sensing system transcriptional regulator Rgg (Rgg, as the term is used in Streptococcus pneumoniae, is the lone quorum-sensing system transcriptional regulator related to proteins Rgg1, Rgg2, Rgg3, and Rgg4 of Streptococcus pyogenes.), producing MEQIGKVFRQLRESRNISLRQATGGQFSPSMLSRFETGQSELSVEKFLFALENISASVEEILFLARGFQYDTDSELRKEIIAVLDPKNIAPLEDLYRREYQKHAHSQNKQKHILNAILIKSYMKSMDERVELTAEEGKVLHDYLFSTEIWGIYELNLFSVSSPFLSVSLFTRYVREMVRKSDFLMEMSGNRNLFHTMLLNGFLASIECEEFTNASYFKRVIEEHFYNENETYFRIVYLWAEGLLDSKQGRVKEGQKKMEDAVRIFEMLGCNKSAEYYRKTTDC from the coding sequence ATGGAGCAGATTGGAAAAGTCTTTAGACAATTACGAGAGTCAAGAAATATCTCGCTGAGACAAGCAACTGGGGGACAATTTTCGCCGTCTATGTTATCTCGCTTTGAAACAGGTCAGAGTGAGCTTTCGGTGGAAAAGTTTTTATTTGCCCTAGAAAATATATCTGCTAGTGTAGAGGAAATTCTCTTTCTGGCGAGAGGTTTTCAGTATGATACAGATTCTGAGTTGAGAAAAGAAATCATAGCTGTCTTGGATCCAAAGAATATAGCTCCGCTTGAGGACTTGTATCGCAGGGAGTATCAAAAGCATGCCCATTCTCAAAATAAACAGAAACATATCCTAAATGCCATTCTTATCAAGTCTTACATGAAGAGCATGGACGAAAGGGTAGAGTTAACGGCAGAGGAGGGGAAAGTCCTTCATGATTATTTGTTTTCTACCGAAATCTGGGGAATCTATGAACTCAATTTATTTTCAGTCAGTTCACCATTTCTATCTGTTTCTCTTTTCACTAGGTATGTTAGAGAGATGGTACGAAAATCTGATTTTCTAATGGAAATGTCTGGCAATCGAAACCTTTTTCACACTATGCTATTGAATGGTTTTTTAGCCAGCATTGAGTGTGAAGAATTTACCAATGCCTCTTATTTTAAACGTGTTATCGAAGAGCATTTCTACAATGAAAATGAAACCTATTTCCGAATTGTCTATTTGTGGGCGGAAGGTCTCCTTGATAGCAAGCAAGGTAGAGTCAAGGAAGGCCAGAAAAAGATGGAGGATGCTGTCCGTATTTTTGAGATGCTTGGCTGTAACAAATCTGCCGAATACTATAGAAAAACGACCGATTGTTGA